Within the bacterium genome, the region GCGTCGCGCAGCCCGTCCCCCAGGAAATTGAACGACAGAACCGTTATGAAGATGAACAATCCTGGAAAGATCGCCAGCCACGACGCCTTCAACAGGTACTCCTGCGCGCGCTGCAGCATGTTGCCCCACGACGGTATCGGCGGCTGGATCCCCAGGCCCAGGTACGACAGACCCGACTCCGACAGGATCGCGGTCCCCACCGTCAGCGTCGCCGCCACGATCACCGGCGCGAGCGCGTTTGGGATGAGATGCCGCAGGATCAGACGAGCCTCCGAGGCGCCCATCGCGCGCCCTGCCTCCACGAAGTCCTGGCTCTTGAGCGACAGGATCTGCCCGCGCACCAGCCGTGCCACGGTGGTCCAGCCGAAGAGGGTGAAGATCAGCACGATCCTGCCCACGCCGCCGCCCGGGATGAGCGCGGCGAGGATGAGGTAGAGCGGCAGGAGCGGAATCGCGATCAGCATGTCCACCAACCGCATGAGCACGCTGTCCACCCACCCACCGTAGAAGCCGGCGACCGCGCCCACGAGGGAGCCCACAATCGAGATGGAACCCGCGGTCACGTACCCCACGACGAGCGAGATGCGCCCGGCGTACATGATGCGCGTCAGCACGTCGCGACCCAGTTCGTCGGTCCCGAAGACGTTCCCCGTCAATCCGGGTTGCCCCCAGCGCTCATCGAGGTTGATGCGGTCGAAGGTGTGGGGTGCGATCCACGGCGCCAGCACTGCCATGAGCGTCAAAAGGAGGCAGGCGGTGCCGCCTATCATCGCCAGCCGGTGCTTCAGGAAACGGCGCCTAGCGATCTGCCAGTACGACTGCCCTACGGAGTAACCGGCGGCCGCCGTACGACGCCGCTCAAGTTCCAGCGCGAGCTGTCGTGGTGTTGAGCTACCCTGCATGCGCCTTCCCCCAACCCGGCCTAGTCATACCGTATGCGCGGGTCCGCCAGGCCGT harbors:
- a CDS encoding ABC transporter permease — encoded protein: MQGSSTPRQLALELERRRTAAAGYSVGQSYWQIARRRFLKHRLAMIGGTACLLLTLMAVLAPWIAPHTFDRINLDERWGQPGLTGNVFGTDELGRDVLTRIMYAGRISLVVGYVTAGSISIVGSLVGAVAGFYGGWVDSVLMRLVDMLIAIPLLPLYLILAALIPGGGVGRIVLIFTLFGWTTVARLVRGQILSLKSQDFVEAGRAMGASEARLILRHLIPNALAPVIVAATLTVGTAILSESGLSYLGLGIQPPIPSWGNMLQRAQEYLLKASWLAIFPGLFIFITVLSFNFLGDGLRDALDPRLKT